The sequence below is a genomic window from Verrucomicrobiia bacterium.
CTGCATTCGCATCCAGGCCGTCCAATGGCTCATCAAAAAATACGACTGGGGGATTATGCAACAAAGCGGCGGTGATGACCACCTTGCGTCTCATGCCTTTTGAGTAGGCACCCAGCAACTTGTCCGTCAGTGTGTCCCATGTGAGATCAAAGAAAACGATGAATTGCCGGATTCGTTCCCGCGCCTCCGTTTCTGGAATCCCATATAAGGCTCCTACCATCTCCAGATATTCCAGCCCGGTCAGCGACTCAAACACTGCCCCCGAATCAGGCACAAACCCCACCTTCCGCTTCACTTCCAACGGTTCATGCACCAGATCAAACCCGCAGATCGTCGCTGATCCACTTGTCGGTTCCAGCATCCCCGTCAGCATTCGCAACGTCGTCGTTTTCCCTGCTCCGTTCGGTCCAAGAAAGCCGACAATCTGCCCCGCCGGCACTTCGAGAGACAAGCAATCGACCGCCAACTGTGTTCCGAAGTGTTTGGTAAGCTTTTGTAAGGAGATCACAAGCCCGTCCTTGTTTCGGCAAAATCAATAGGCATGCCAGCATGCTAATCATATTCTCTGACTTTTGCCCAGCCTAACCGGCAGGAAGCATGGACACATCCTCATCCTGTTCAGGAGGACGCCGTAATTCAGCCTGCCTCATTCTAGGCACTGCGCCTTATGACGTAATGCATGATCGATAAGTACAAGTGCAGTCATCGCTTCCACCATTGGCACCGCGCGAGGCAACACGCATGGGTCGTGCCGTCCCCGGCCCTTCAGCGTCGTGTTCTTGAGATCCTTGCCGATGGTGTCCTGCTCATGCATCACCGTCGCCACCGGCTTGAACGCCACGCGGAAATAGATCGTCTCGCCGTTCGAGATGCCGCCTTGGATGCCGCCTGAGCGATTCGTCACCGTCCGCACCTTGCCACCCTTCATGCGGAACAAGTCGTTGTGCTGCATACCCGTCAGACGGATGCCATCGAAACCAGAACCGATATCAAAACCCTTCGATGCCGGCAGACTCATCATGCCCTTCGCCAGATCTGCTTCCAACCGATCAAACACCGGCTCACCCCAACCAACTGGCACGCCACGGGCAACACCTTCAATGATGCCGCCTACGCTGTCACCAGCTTTGCGAGTCTTCTCAATGAGCTTGATCATCTTTGCCGCCGCCTTCTCATCCGGGCAACGCACGATGTTCGATTCGATATCCTTGACCGCCACTTCCTCCGGATTCACTTCCACTTTGATGTTCTGCACCTGCTTCACGTAAGCGAGCACTTCCACGCCAAAGCGTTCCTTAAGCAACTTCTTGGCAATGGCCCCACCCGCTACGCGCCCGATCGTCTCCCGCGCGCTGGTGCGTCCGCCCCCCTGCCAATTGCGAAAACCATACTTCGCCTGATAAGTGTAATCCGCGTGGGAAGGACGGAACTTGTCTGCCATCTCGGTATAAGCTTCCGAGCGCATGTCCTCGTTCTTCACCCACATGCTGATGGGCGTGCCGAGCGTCTTGCCCTCAAACGTACCGGACATGATCTTCACCGTGTCCGATTCCTTGCGTGGCGTAACGATGCTGGATTGCCCCGGCCGACGCCGGTCCAAGTCAGGCTGGATATCCGCCTCGGTCAATTCCAGACGCGGCGGACAACCATCCACTACGACGCCCACGCCGCCCCCGTGAGATTCGCCCCACGTAGTGATCCGAAACAAATGACCGAACGTATTACCCATATAGATTCAGCCATCTTGAGGAAAAACCGCCCGCAGGTCAAACGGTGAGAGGTGATTCGTTAAATGGTTAAAAACATTAAACCGTGAAAAGATCGCTCTTTCCACGGTTTTATCAGCTTTTTATCGGTAGAATTGGCTACTTTTTCTCCGGCTCCCAGCCACCACCCAAAGACTTGTAAACACTCACGAGAGCCGTCGCCGCGTTCACCTGGCTCACCACATGCTGCTCTTGTGTGCTTAACAGCGTGCGCTCAGCATCCAACACAGTCAGGAAGTCAGAGACGCCATCCTGATAGCGTTTACGGGCCAGCCCAGCCGCTTCTCGTGCCGCTTCCTCGGCATCACGCAGATGCCCAAGACGCACTTGCTCACGACCATAATTCGTCAGCGCGTTCTCCGTTTCCTCAAGCGCGAGCAAAACCGTTTGCTCATAGATGTTCAACGAGCCTTCCACGCGGGCATCCGCCGCTTTGATCTGGGCCCGCACGCGCCCTAAATTCAACGCCTCCCAGGTGATGCGCGGACCGAACGACCACGCTTCATTACCCGAATCCACGAAACCGGATAAACGTGTCGCCTCCAAGGCCACGCGCCCATTGAAACTCACCCGCGGAAACAAATCCGCCGTTTCAACTCCCACGCGAGCTGTCGCGGCCGCCAAAGAACGCTCAGCGGCACGTATATCAGGACGGCGACGCAACAGCGCAGCCGGATCGCCCAAGGCCAAATCTCCCGGTAACACCGGCAGCGGTGATTCCTTCAACAGATCCTCCGCGAGCGCCTTAGGCACATGCCCTGTAAGCACGGAAAGCCGGTGAATCGTGCGATCAATCGAGGCTTCCAAAGGCGGGATCGAACCGAGTGTGCTGCTCAATAACGTCTTCGCACGCGCCACGTCCAATTGTGTACCACGACCACCCGTCAGCAAGGCATCTGCCACGCGCAACGTTTCCACCTGATTCGTCGCATTGCGACGAGCCACATCCAGTTGCGCCTGACCGCCTCGCAATAGCAGGTAATTGATGGCCACTTCTGCCCGGATGCTGATCAACACATCAGCACGATCTGCCTCCACCGCTTCCACCGTGGCTTTGGCCGCATTCACGCTGCTACGCACCGCACCGAACAGGTCGAGTTCCCAAGTGGCATCCACGCCCACTTGATACAACTGGCGATGACGCCCGTTGCGCGACTCATTCGGATTCGTCGCCAAACTGCTTTGCGAAACCGCATAAGACCCATTCGCCTGCGCCGTGGGAATGTAATCGAACCGGGCTTCACGCCAGAGCGCACGAGCCTCTTGCAAACGTGCAGTTGCGATCTTGAGGCTGTGATTGTTTGTCGAAGCCTGCTGGACAAGTTGCGTCAGTTTCTCATCCTGTAAACTGCGCCACCATTCTTGATCCACGAGGTTCATGGAAGCACTGGTCAATGCCGTACCAAAGGCGGCCGGCGACACCGTCTTGGGCGCTTCATATTTCGGCCCCACCTGGCAACCACTCCATACCGTGGCACCCAGCACCACTGCCAATCCCGTCGGCATCCAATTTTTCATCTTAGCAAGCATGATCAGTGTCCGGGTTGAGCGTGAGGGGGTTCTTCCGACGTAACATCCGCTTTCTTCTTAGAGAATTTCCGGATCACCACATAGAACACCGGCGTGAAGATCAAACCGAAGATCGTGACGCCGATC
It includes:
- a CDS encoding ABC transporter ATP-binding protein → MISLQKLTKHFGTQLAVDCLSLEVPAGQIVGFLGPNGAGKTTTLRMLTGMLEPTSGSATICGFDLVHEPLEVKRKVGFVPDSGAVFESLTGLEYLEMVGALYGIPETEARERIRQFIVFFDLTWDTLTDKLLGAYSKGMRRKVVITAALLHNPPVVFFDEPLDGLDANAAVGFKALIQTLAREGKTIVYSSHILDVVERVCDRVVIIDKGRLMVDGKPDELVATHESGTLEKLFTRLTGGEEIERRAADFAKTFRS
- the aroC gene encoding chorismate synthase → MGNTFGHLFRITTWGESHGGGVGVVVDGCPPRLELTEADIQPDLDRRRPGQSSIVTPRKESDTVKIMSGTFEGKTLGTPISMWVKNEDMRSEAYTEMADKFRPSHADYTYQAKYGFRNWQGGGRTSARETIGRVAGGAIAKKLLKERFGVEVLAYVKQVQNIKVEVNPEEVAVKDIESNIVRCPDEKAAAKMIKLIEKTRKAGDSVGGIIEGVARGVPVGWGEPVFDRLEADLAKGMMSLPASKGFDIGSGFDGIRLTGMQHNDLFRMKGGKVRTVTNRSGGIQGGISNGETIYFRVAFKPVATVMHEQDTIGKDLKNTTLKGRGRHDPCVLPRAVPMVEAMTALVLIDHALRHKAQCLE
- a CDS encoding efflux transporter outer membrane subunit — its product is MKNWMPTGLAVVLGATVWSGCQVGPKYEAPKTVSPAAFGTALTSASMNLVDQEWWRSLQDEKLTQLVQQASTNNHSLKIATARLQEARALWREARFDYIPTAQANGSYAVSQSSLATNPNESRNGRHRQLYQVGVDATWELDLFGAVRSSVNAAKATVEAVEADRADVLISIRAEVAINYLLLRGGQAQLDVARRNATNQVETLRVADALLTGGRGTQLDVARAKTLLSSTLGSIPPLEASIDRTIHRLSVLTGHVPKALAEDLLKESPLPVLPGDLALGDPAALLRRRPDIRAAERSLAAATARVGVETADLFPRVSFNGRVALEATRLSGFVDSGNEAWSFGPRITWEALNLGRVRAQIKAADARVEGSLNIYEQTVLLALEETENALTNYGREQVRLGHLRDAEEAAREAAGLARKRYQDGVSDFLTVLDAERTLLSTQEQHVVSQVNAATALVSVYKSLGGGWEPEKK